The Syntrophorhabdaceae bacterium genome segment GTTACCCGCTCCCGACCGGCTGACGGGTCGCTGAAGAACGAAACTTCGCAGGCCGGGTTTGATCACCGGGAAGAAGTGTGACCGGAATGGATTGGCCTATGGAAGAGAGGCAATATGACTAATGTGTGCCGGAGAGGTAATAATGATCGATAATCGTGAGTTTATCTGCGAACAACAAGAGACGCTGTCGGGGGGACAATTGGTAGATTGCCTGAATGTTCTACTGGTGGACGACAGCGAGCCGATCTTAGCGGTTCTGAAGGAATTCCTCGATTTCAGCGGCTACCATGTAATTACGGTGGATAGCGGCTCCAAGGCGCTGGAAACAGTCTCCCGTGGAGGAATAGATTGCGTGATATCAGATTACCACATGCCTGACATGGACGGCCTGGAGCTTCTGAAGATAATGAGGGCGCTGGGGTGTTCGGTTCCTTTTTTTCTTATGACCGGGTCTGCCCCTGAAGAGTTGGAAGACAAATTAGATGGTATAGGCATCGACGGTTTTATACCAAAGCCTGTTGATTTTTCGGAGATGTTGGGGTGCATCTCGCGGGTAACGGGGGCCAGGCAGACCGCGTGACAAAAAAGCAGTGTGGGGCCGGAAATGCGATCTCATGCCCGCGGGTATTATAAGAAAGCGGCGACGAATAATGGGACCGCCAGGAGATATCGAGGATTTTCTACCATTTCTCGGATGGACCCCGCCAAAATAAAGGGGCATTCCAATATTCGACACTCTTTGTTGAAAATCGGTCACACAAGAATAATATTCAGATAGGGCTCCGGCTTCTGTAGGTCGGGTCTCGGGTATAATCCGGACCGGAATCGAACTAGGCATCATGAAAATCGCATAGGGAGGAGTTGAAGAATGAACAGAACACGCCGTCACTCGCCGAACAGTACTATTTTATGTATGGTTATATGCCTTATTGCCGGCATCATGACCCTTCCCGCACTCGCGGATGACGCCGCTGAAAGCAGGCAGATAGTAGAGAAGGCGGTGATGACCTTCGATAATTTTTCGAAGGCACCGGAGATGGAGGGCTTTCGGCGCCTCATGAAAGATGCGAGAGGCATCTTCATAGCGCCCCAGGTCCTCAAGGGCGCCTTTATTGTCGGAGCCGCCGGAGGCAGCGGTCTTTTTGTGGCAAGGGACGGCGGGGCAGGAAAATGGGCCGGCCCCGCGTTTTATACCATAGGCGAAGTAAGTTTTGGCCTTCAGGCGGGAGGCCAATCATCGGAAGTGATTTTTCTTGCCATGTCCGAAAGGGGAGTTACTGCCCTTTTGAACAATTCGGTAAAACTCGGGGGCGACGTAGGCGTAGCTGCCGGACCGGTCGGAATCGGTGCAGCGGCTTCAACTGCTAATCTCAGCGCCGATATAATCAGTTTTTCCCGCTCAAAGGGACTTTTCGGAGGGATTTCTCTTGATGGGGCGGTGGTTGCAGTACGTGCCGGATTGAATGAAGCTTACTACGGGGGAAAAAAATTAGGTCCCGTGGATATATTGATCCGGGGGACAGCATCGCCGACTCCCGGCGCCCGGATTCTTCTTGACGGAATCACGGAGGCCGCAAAGAAATAAGGACGGAATCTTCATTTACAGGTAATTTCATATTTTTGAAAATGGTCTCACGGACCGGCCTGTAATCGCTACCCTACGGTGAGAACAGGTCACGGGAAGGTGCCCTCGCTCACAGAGCCGGGGTATTCGGGCAGAAGGGGCGGTCCCGGAGGTACGCGCGACGTGAAGGTTTTTAATCTGATCATTCTGGCGGCAGGAGTACCCCTTCTGGCGCTCCTCGTGTACAGTGTGGGACCTCAGGCCCTCTGGCACGAATTCACTCTCCTGGGCTGGAAATTGGTGCCCCTCGTCCTTCTTGAGGGCGCCTCCAATCTTTTCAATACCCAGGGCTGGAGACATTGCCTTTCCGATTCTCATAAGCTGATCCCCTTCGGCAGAGTCCTTTGCCTCATGATGGCAGGCTCTTCCATTAATTACCTCACACCCACGGCAGGACTCGGAGGAGAGGTGGCCAAGGGACTCCTCCTTGCTGCCGGACGCGAAGGTCCATTAGCAGCTTCTGCCGTACTCCTCGACAAGCTTACATCGGCACTGGCGCAACTGATTTTTATTAATTGCGGTTACATAATCTTTTTAAACCAGGTTGAGATGCCGGCGGCCCTCCACTACTCCCTTATCTCGGCTACGGGTGTTTTGGGCGCAGGGATCGTGGGATTTCTGGTAGTACAGCGATATGGGAAACTCGGCGCGCTGGTAAGGTGGGCCGTGCATCACCGTCTGGGCGGAGCGGCCCTTCGAAGAGTATCCGATTCGATGACAGAGGTGGATTACGAGCTTCGCCGGTTTCATCGCACCCGTTCAAGAGACCTTGCGCTTTCCGTCTTCTGGCACCTTATGGGAGTAACCTGGGGAATAATACCCCTCTTCTATTTTCTTATATTAACCCGGGACCTCGCTTCCTTACAGATATCCGGCGCCCTCGCCGTGCTCGGTAAGTGGTTTGATCTCGTATCCTTTGCCATTCCGACCGACATAGGCATCCAGGAGGCAACAAGGGTACTGGCTTTTAAGATTATTGGTTTTCCCTCGGCCGTAGGACTGACTTATGCACTTACTCGCCGCCTCCAACAGGTTTTTTGGGCGGGAATAGGTCTCGCACTGTACGGCCTGGTCGTATCCACGCCCCATTTCCCTGTTCCCAGACCTGATGCTGAGGGTAAGGAGAGAATCCGATGAGTTTTTGCTCCACCCACTCTGCCTGGAAGGTTTACAAAGGGAAGGCCGCACACAATTCCGGGAGGCATATATGAAGACTTCTTTCCGAGGTCTGAGATATGTTTCATTCGCCCTCATTGCGGTTTTGACCCTTGCCTGTGCAGATAGCGCGCAGGGAGGAGAAAAACGGGTTCTCAATCTGTCGCAGCTCATCGAGCTTGCAATTCGGTATAGTCCCGAGGTTAAGGAAACGTTGAGTGAGATTGAAGGTGCGAAGAGCGACCTCGCCCAGGCGGACGCCGCCTATTATCCACAGTTTGATACCCTCGCCCTCGCGGGTCCGATCAACAACACCAGGCGGCCTATGGTGGCAGGCACGCGTATTGTCGACCCTTCGCCAGACCTGAGCGTTGGAGTCTTCGGACGCATGGAGATGACCCTGACGCAACCGCTTTACACCTTCGGTAAAATCTCTAACCGGCGCGAAGCTGCCGCCCGAGGTGTGGCCGCAAGAGAGTCGAAGCTGCCCCATCGGAAGAATGAAATTGCCTTACGAATCAAACAGCTCTACTATGGCCTGGTTCTGGCAAAGGCGGGGACCGCTGCCGCGCGGGATGGTCTACAATATTTTGAGGAGGCCCGACGCCGCATGGATCGTCTGTTCAAATCAGGATCCGAAAACGTGACGGAGAGCGACCTGTACAGGATCGACGCCTATAGTGCCGACACTGTGCGCTCTCTTGCTGCGGCGGAAGAGGGAATGAAAACTGCCTATTTTGCGCTTAAATCAATGATCGGCTTTAGAGCTGAAGACGATTTTGACCCTGCAGATGAAATGCTGACCGTACGCAGTCAAGAGCTTCGGGGACTCGAAGATTACATCGGGAAGGCCCTTTCGGAGCGTCCTGAATTCAAGCAATTGGAACACGCCATCGAGGCACAGAAATTCAGCGTCGAAGGCGCTATAAGCGATAGGTATCCTTCATTTTTCGCTGCCCTCGCGGGTTCGCTCGCGGGCGCGCCCGGTCGCGAGACATTTCACAATCCCTATATACCCGATCAGTTCAATCATGCGGTCGGGGGGATCGTGGGCGGCATGAAATGGCATTTCGATTTCGGAATATTAAAGGCCCGGGTAGAAAAGGAGAAAGCGGGTTACGAGAAGTTGCTGCACACCAAGGCTACCGCTAAAATGGGAATCCCCATCGAAGTGGCTCAAAGGTACCATGAGGTGAAGGAGTGGCGGGTGGCCCTCGATGCCTATGGCCGGGGCGTATCGTCTTCACGTAAATGGGTGATCGCAGCCCTTAGCGGTTTCGATATGGGAGTGGGTGCTGCGGACGACCTGTTGAGGAGCATCGAGCGGTATGGTCAGAACCGGGGCAAATACCTCGAAGCTTTGTTTAATTACAACATATCCCTCGCCAGGCTCGAGTATGCGATGGGGGAACAAAGTTGGTGAACAACTTAAAATACCGTTTTGAAAATATGGGGCGGATTATTTTACGATTTCAGACCTCCCGTCCCGTCCTCACTCTCGCATGCGCCCTCATCCTTGCGGGCCTCGCCATCGTATATACCGCCGTCCGCCTCGAGTTCAAGACCAGCCAGCGTGCCCTGATATCCACGGACAACAGGTTGATGCAGTTATTGGACTTTGCCGAACTGTTTTCAGAACCTGACGGTTTTATCGTCGCCGTTGAAAACAAGAACGTCCATCGATCCCTGGAGTTTGTCAATACCCTTACTTCCTGCCTTCAAAGAGACACGGAACATTTCGCCGAAGTCTTTTCCAGGGTGGACCCCCGCCTCTTCCGGCCCTGGGCTCTTCTCTACCTGACACCACGTGAGATCAATGAACTGCACGACAATCTCGCTGCACACGAGCCGTTTCTCAAGAAACTTTCTCGATCACCTGGTCTGGTGACCATCTTTGACGAAATCTCCCGGGAAATGAGATCAACCATGGTGGAGCACCTGTTCACGGGCTTTCTCGACTCCTCATCGGCAGAGGGGAAAACCGGCGCACTGAACCTCGATTTCGTGGCGGCCATAATGAGAGAGATGAAGAAGAATCTGGAGGGGTCTTCAACCTTCAATTCCCCCTGGCGCTCCTTTTTTAAAGAAGGCACGGGGAATCAGGCGGAAGAAGGCTATTTCTGGACGGAAGGCAAGAAATATGTACTTATTTTGGTCGCGCCCAATTTGAAAAAAACGGGGGGTCCCAGTCAGGAGGAAGCACTGGTCTCGCTTCGCCGCAATCTACGGTCGATGAAAGAACTGTTCCCGGACGTGGAAGCGGGCGTTACCGGCCAAAAAGCGCTTGATGAGGATGAAAAATATCTCGCCTCCAAAGATATAGGCGTTGCAACTCTCGTCTCATTGGCAGGACTCGCCGTGCTGCTTCTTCTGTTCTGGAGGACGGTCCGGCGCCCCATGCTTCAGTTGACTACCCAGGCCGTAGGCCTTTCACTGACTTTCGGCCTTACCACTCTCTTTATCGGCCATCTTAACCTTTTGTCCATTACCTTCGCCCCCATGGTCCTCGGCCTCGGCATGGACTATGATATCCACTGGTTTTCCAGGTATAACGAGGAGCGCTTGCAACCGGGACGGACCACGGGAGAGGCTCTCGCTGTAACTATGGAGAGTATGGGGCCCACCATACTGCTCGCTTCCCTGAGCACCTCCCTTGCCTTTCTGCCTCTTACGATCACCGGGTTCAAAGGACTTGCAGAACTGGGCGTCATTTGCGCCATCGGGCTCTTTGTATCATCAGTGACCACCCTGTGCCTTCTCCCGGCACTCATCATGCTTTTTGATAAACCTCCGGCTCGCGGCGCGCCTCGTTTCCCCACCCCGGCTGAGGCAAGACCCATGCTGCGGACCACAAAAAAGAAGGCCTTTGTGATTCTGGCCCTCACCGTCGCCGGCGCAGGCTTTTCCGCGTGGGGGGCCGGGAAGATTAAATTCGACCTCAATATGCTCCACCTCCAGTCAAAAACCGCTGAATCCGTAATTTGGGAAACGAAGCTTATCAAAGACTCGAAATATCCCAGTATATATGGGGTCCTTTTTGCTCATTCGCTCACCGAGGTAGCCCGGAAGACGGAGACCCTGAAGAAACTTGATACGGTTTCGAATGTGAGGAGTGTACGGGATTTCCTCCCCCCCGATCAGGTAAGGACAATTCCTCTCGTGCGCAGGATGAAACCGATTCTCTCGGGCATCCCCAATCTCACCGCGAGTGAAGGTCCAATCGACGCGGAGGGGCTGAATAAGGGCCTTTCCCGCATCAGATTTATAATGGATGAAGGTCTTGGCAGAGAAGGGGATTTGACCGGCCGCCTTGAGGCACAGATGAAAGAGGTCCGCTCCCTGATTGACGGGATCACGCACGATCTTAAGACTATCGAAACCAGGCTTGTGATACACCGCCTCAAGAAATTTGAATTAAAACTCTTGAATGATATGAACGAAAAGCTTTCTCTTATTCGCGAAAACACACATGCTCGTCCCATGGAAGTTTCGGATCTGCCGGGGCCCGTGCTCAAACGTTTCGTCGGACCTGACGATATTTTTCTCATGCGGGTCTTCCCCTCATCCGATATCTGGGATCCGCGGTTTCTCGGAACATTTGTGCGGGATCTAAGAATAATAGATCCGGATGCGACAGGAGATCCCGTAACCCTTTATGTGTTTACCAGGGAATTCCGTGATGCATCGATAAAGTCGGCTATCTACGCCCTCGTCCTTATCTTCTTGTTTCTTGCCCTTACATTAAGGAGTACGATTTTCGCCCTCGCCGCTATCTCGCCTCTCGTGCTCGGCGCCCTCCTCACCTTCGGTCTCATGCATATTTTTGGGGTCGATCTAAATCTCGCAAATACTATATTTCTGCCCCTTGTGATAGGGGCCGGAGTAGAATACGGAGTTATTATCATCGGCAGATGGCAGCAGAAAAAAAGCGGGCAAGAGCAGGCTCCCCTCCCCTTCAGCACGGGGATGGGTATAATTCTGGCCGGCTTATCGACCACCGTCGGTTTCGGAAGCCTTATGATTTCACGCCATCAGGGGATCTATAGCCTCGGCCTTCTCACCACCGTGGGAAGTGTAGTTGTGCTGGCCGTGGCGATTCTTTTTCTTCCCGCCTTACTCTCTTTTATGCCCCCTCGTCCAAAGGGCGACAGCAAAATTATCAAGGATAGAGATTTAAATCCAGACCACCGGGAGGAGTTATGAAACGACCGGCCATAATCCTCATCGTAATAGTACTTGCCCTGTATGCGTATACCTGTCACGCAGCCGCAGAAGCACGGAAGGCCACCGATTTTGTTCAGGCCATGTTAACAGAGATTATTGCGATTCAAAACGATCCGCGACTTCAAAATCCGGAGTCAAAAAATATGAGAAAAGATCTCGTCCGGAAGATTATCCTCAGGAGCTTTGATTTCAATACGATGGCGAAAGATGCCCTTGGGCCGCAACAATGGAACGGGATGACGAAGAGCCAACAGACCGAATTCAAGTCGGTCTTCCAGGACCTTTTTGTCGAATCTTATTTGCGCCTGGTCCTCGATTTCCTGAAGAAGGAGAAAATAGAGTACGGGGAGGAGCGACACTCTCAGGGCAAAAGGTTGGTGAAGACCATAATGCACCGGCAGGAGGATCGCATTCCGGTGGATTACTTCCTCATTATTTCCGGAGATCGGTGGACCATAACCGATGTGACGATCGAGGGCGTGAGCATAATAGAAAACTACCGCAAGTCCTTTTCCCGCATCATCAGGCAGGACTCCCTAAACGGGCTCCTGAGGAAGATGCGTCTTCAGCAGAAGGCGGCACAGGGAAATGGCACTTAGAGAATGGAGGCGGCTATGGAAAAAACAGCATTGATATGGGCGGAAGACGGAAGAGGTCTGCAGAAGGTATATGGGATAGGGGCGGCAAAAAGACTTATTCTCCTCGCACGCCTGATTGGATTCGACAAAATATTTGTAGCAGAACACGGCTCTGATCTTTTGCCCGTCCTTTCGGAATTCACCGGAATCGAGGGATTGGCCTATATACACGGTGAATCGTGGCAATCCATACTCGGGAAGCTCCCCTTTCATGAAGACGAGTATGTGCTGCTCCTTAACGCCGGCCTTGTCGTCGATCGATGGTCTCTGAACCGGCTCTTACAGGCCGGCCGGGAGCGCGAGAGCGTTCTCTTAAGAAAAGGTGGCTCAGTAAAGGAAGCGGCCTTTTTCGTAAAGGCATCCCGCCTCTATTCCCTGATGTCTGTGTCGCAGGGTTGGCATGAAGTCTGCGCAGGACTTGCGGCCGATGCCATTCATGTCGAAACCGACCGTAGATTACCTCTTCTTCTCGATCCTGACCGGGCAAATATACGAGAAGCGGAGGCCGCCCTTAGTGTCGCAGCCGGCGAGGCAACATGGGAAAGGGACAGCCTTCTCTACCGTCATGCAAGCCGCCATATCTCCCGGCTCATCAGTCCGTGGATTGCAAGAACAGGTATAACGGCAAACATGGTGACCCTGTTCTGTACTCTAATAGGACTTGCAGGGGCCTTCGTTCTCACAATTGGGGGTTATCTATCCCAAATAACAGGGTCTTTGCTCTTTCTTTTTTCCACGATCATTGATCTGGTCGACGGCGAAGTCGCCCGTCTCAAACTGCAGGAGAGTAATTTCGGCCATTATTTCGATATAATTTGCGACAATATTGTGCATGTCGCGGTGTTTGTGGGGATTGCATTCGGCCTGTATCAGGAAACGGGCAATGGGCTTTTTCTGCGCCTCCTATGGTTCCTTCTCGGAGGTCTCGGCATTTGTGCGCTCATACTCAACCGCATACTTTCCGAGAACAGGACGGGTTTGCAGCCATCCCCTTCTGCAGTCCTCCTCGAAAGCCTATTCAATAACAGGGATTTTGCTTATGTCATGACTGCTTTAGCCCTGTTCCACCGCCTTGACTGGTTTTTCGTAGCCAGTGCAATCGGCGCATATCTTTTGGCTCTTGTCCTTTGGGCGATCCGATTCTTCGTCTCACGTCCCGCCGGCCACAGGGGCGTCGCGGGCAGCTAAAGGCCGATTCGGGGGTGAGCCGACAGCCGTCCTTCATTATAATTTTGTCAGCCGGCCGTCCCTCGATATCCGGTAGTCCGTTCCTCTCCATCGAACCCGGGAGCCGGCGAAACTCCACAGCCAGACCAGAAAAGCAGATATTTCTTTAAAGGGAAGGAGGAAAAGGCACAGCAGCCATCTCTTTCTCCTGATTACTTTCCGATAGAGGAGACAGGCGAGTATATATCTCAGGGTCAGGACGAACAGGAGGACTATGGCTGGGGCTGTGCCGGGCTTTACCAATAGAAATAGCAAGGAGAAGAAAAAGACGTGGGTGATGCCATACCCGAAGAATCCTAACGGCCGTGACGCACGGTACGTCCTTGCCCATCTCAACTGGTGGCTCAGGTGGTTCACGACACTCATCGGTCCTACCCGGTTCTCGATCACACCCCGGCTGAGAATATTCGTATAACCTTTCTTCCATAGCCTGTAACCCAACTGGTAGTCGTCTGCAAGATAACCGGCTATATCGCCGAAGCCTCCTATCTCCCGGAGCGCCTCTTTCGATATGAGTATGGAGGCGCCCAGACCGAAAGTGACACCTTCAAGACGCCTCGCCACGAGGACGGAGGGGATGAAGTCAAGGGCAATGCTCAACGATTCTAAGGCACTTCCCACGGATAAAGGGCATGATATTTTGTAAAGGGAAGTGACGATCCCCGTTTTGTCGCTACCCTGGTATTCCCCGACTATCCGCCGCAAATAACCGTGGTCCACATACATGTCGCTGTCACTTAATGCAAGCATTTGATAACGTGATCGGCAGGCCAGGGTTTCGAGATTCGCGACCTTCTGATTTACGCCCGTGCCTCCCCCGTCTATTACGACCCGGGCGTTGCAGGAAGCCGAAGCCGCGATAGCCTCCGCGCACGCCACAGCGGGGTCGTCCCGCTCCTTAAAACCGAAAAGTACCTCGTAACTCGGGTAATCCTGAGCACAGAAACTTGAGAGATTTTCGGAACACGAAGAGTCGAGGCCTTTTATTGCCTTAAGCACGGATATGGAGGGCAGGCTACCCTTGGGCGAAGGCAGATCCTGATCCCTAAAAAACTCTTGCACGCAGGCAATGGAAAAAAGGGTATAGGAGCAACCCAGGAGAAGGACGATAAGGAAGAATAGGTCGAGGACGGTCATAGTCGAAAAAGTGTGGTAAGCGGTGACGGGACAGGCTACAATAAAGAATGAGGCTCCTTCTGCTTTTTGCGTTTCCCCGGGAGGTGCGGGAGGTACTGCGCTCGGCAGGCCGGAGGGAACGGATCGACGGCTTTCCCTTCACGGCATTTCGCATCCTCCACCCCTCGCACAATCTTATAGCCGCCGATACGGGGTTGGGAGTAGAGAATTCAGCACGAGTGTGCCGTCATCTGGTCCGGCTGGAAAGGCCCGATGCGGTGCTGTCTCTCGGATACTGTGGCGCCTTGTCGCCCGAGGCGTCCGTTGGAGATTTGATTTGGGGTACCGATGTCTGCCTCATCGACGGACAAACAATTAAAACCCTTACGCTTCGTGAGGATCGAGGCCTCCTGGAAAAGCTCTCCCTTAGTCTTCCCCTCAGGGCAGGAACTATACTTACCATGCGGTATTGGATGAAGAAGGGGGAAATTGCAAAGTTTGTCACCCCTTCAATGAGCCTGCCCGTATGTGACATGGAGACATTTGCCACGGCCTGGCTTTGCTCTCAGGAGAACCTGCCTTTTTACGCGCTGAGGGCGGTAAGCGATGGGGCCGGTACCGATCTCGCCTTCGACCCATGGAAGGTGTGCGACAATAAAGGAACCTATCGGATTGCACGGGCGCTGCGGTTTTTTCTCACTCGTCCGCGCCTCTTGAGCCATGCGATGGAACTGCGCCGCAATTCAAGAATGGCGTCTCGTAGGCTGGATATGGCAGTGAACTCCCTTCTTCAGATACTGTAGCCGACATCCCTTCCGTACAATTTTTCTGACGGCACCACCGCACCGGGAAAGTCATCAAGATGAGCTTTCACGGCCGGTCCGGGGTCTATTCCGCGCAGCCTCGTCCTCATATAACGCATCAATAGGGCGATCGGCAGAAGCACGATACGGATACCGGCCGAGAGGCCTCAACACTATTGTGGAAAAAAGAAGGGAAAAGAGCTCCATAAAAGATCAGTCCTGGTCCGGAATTTTCCTCACCGACCACCGCTCATGTTCCACCACATCATTTTGGCCATTTCTCCCGGATTGGAAAAACATTTTTCCAT includes the following:
- a CDS encoding response regulator, giving the protein MIDNREFICEQQETLSGGQLVDCLNVLLVDDSEPILAVLKEFLDFSGYHVITVDSGSKALETVSRGGIDCVISDYHMPDMDGLELLKIMRALGCSVPFFLMTGSAPEELEDKLDGIGIDGFIPKPVDFSEMLGCISRVTGARQTA
- a CDS encoding lipid-binding SYLF domain-containing protein, whose translation is MNRTRRHSPNSTILCMVICLIAGIMTLPALADDAAESRQIVEKAVMTFDNFSKAPEMEGFRRLMKDARGIFIAPQVLKGAFIVGAAGGSGLFVARDGGAGKWAGPAFYTIGEVSFGLQAGGQSSEVIFLAMSERGVTALLNNSVKLGGDVGVAAGPVGIGAAASTANLSADIISFSRSKGLFGGISLDGAVVAVRAGLNEAYYGGKKLGPVDILIRGTASPTPGARILLDGITEAAKK
- a CDS encoding lysylphosphatidylglycerol synthase transmembrane domain-containing protein; its protein translation is MKVFNLIILAAGVPLLALLVYSVGPQALWHEFTLLGWKLVPLVLLEGASNLFNTQGWRHCLSDSHKLIPFGRVLCLMMAGSSINYLTPTAGLGGEVAKGLLLAAGREGPLAASAVLLDKLTSALAQLIFINCGYIIFLNQVEMPAALHYSLISATGVLGAGIVGFLVVQRYGKLGALVRWAVHHRLGGAALRRVSDSMTEVDYELRRFHRTRSRDLALSVFWHLMGVTWGIIPLFYFLILTRDLASLQISGALAVLGKWFDLVSFAIPTDIGIQEATRVLAFKIIGFPSAVGLTYALTRRLQQVFWAGIGLALYGLVVSTPHFPVPRPDAEGKERIR
- a CDS encoding TolC family protein, which produces MKTSFRGLRYVSFALIAVLTLACADSAQGGEKRVLNLSQLIELAIRYSPEVKETLSEIEGAKSDLAQADAAYYPQFDTLALAGPINNTRRPMVAGTRIVDPSPDLSVGVFGRMEMTLTQPLYTFGKISNRREAAARGVAARESKLPHRKNEIALRIKQLYYGLVLAKAGTAAARDGLQYFEEARRRMDRLFKSGSENVTESDLYRIDAYSADTVRSLAAAEEGMKTAYFALKSMIGFRAEDDFDPADEMLTVRSQELRGLEDYIGKALSERPEFKQLEHAIEAQKFSVEGAISDRYPSFFAALAGSLAGAPGRETFHNPYIPDQFNHAVGGIVGGMKWHFDFGILKARVEKEKAGYEKLLHTKATAKMGIPIEVAQRYHEVKEWRVALDAYGRGVSSSRKWVIAALSGFDMGVGAADDLLRSIERYGQNRGKYLEALFNYNISLARLEYAMGEQSW
- a CDS encoding MMPL family transporter; amino-acid sequence: MNNLKYRFENMGRIILRFQTSRPVLTLACALILAGLAIVYTAVRLEFKTSQRALISTDNRLMQLLDFAELFSEPDGFIVAVENKNVHRSLEFVNTLTSCLQRDTEHFAEVFSRVDPRLFRPWALLYLTPREINELHDNLAAHEPFLKKLSRSPGLVTIFDEISREMRSTMVEHLFTGFLDSSSAEGKTGALNLDFVAAIMREMKKNLEGSSTFNSPWRSFFKEGTGNQAEEGYFWTEGKKYVLILVAPNLKKTGGPSQEEALVSLRRNLRSMKELFPDVEAGVTGQKALDEDEKYLASKDIGVATLVSLAGLAVLLLLFWRTVRRPMLQLTTQAVGLSLTFGLTTLFIGHLNLLSITFAPMVLGLGMDYDIHWFSRYNEERLQPGRTTGEALAVTMESMGPTILLASLSTSLAFLPLTITGFKGLAELGVICAIGLFVSSVTTLCLLPALIMLFDKPPARGAPRFPTPAEARPMLRTTKKKAFVILALTVAGAGFSAWGAGKIKFDLNMLHLQSKTAESVIWETKLIKDSKYPSIYGVLFAHSLTEVARKTETLKKLDTVSNVRSVRDFLPPDQVRTIPLVRRMKPILSGIPNLTASEGPIDAEGLNKGLSRIRFIMDEGLGREGDLTGRLEAQMKEVRSLIDGITHDLKTIETRLVIHRLKKFELKLLNDMNEKLSLIRENTHARPMEVSDLPGPVLKRFVGPDDIFLMRVFPSSDIWDPRFLGTFVRDLRIIDPDATGDPVTLYVFTREFRDASIKSAIYALVLIFLFLALTLRSTIFALAAISPLVLGALLTFGLMHIFGVDLNLANTIFLPLVIGAGVEYGVIIIGRWQQKKSGQEQAPLPFSTGMGIILAGLSTTVGFGSLMISRHQGIYSLGLLTTVGSVVVLAVAILFLPALLSFMPPRPKGDSKIIKDRDLNPDHREEL
- a CDS encoding ABC transporter substrate-binding protein, yielding MKRPAIILIVIVLALYAYTCHAAAEARKATDFVQAMLTEIIAIQNDPRLQNPESKNMRKDLVRKIILRSFDFNTMAKDALGPQQWNGMTKSQQTEFKSVFQDLFVESYLRLVLDFLKKEKIEYGEERHSQGKRLVKTIMHRQEDRIPVDYFLIISGDRWTITDVTIEGVSIIENYRKSFSRIIRQDSLNGLLRKMRLQQKAAQGNGT
- a CDS encoding CDP-alcohol phosphatidyltransferase family protein yields the protein MEKTALIWAEDGRGLQKVYGIGAAKRLILLARLIGFDKIFVAEHGSDLLPVLSEFTGIEGLAYIHGESWQSILGKLPFHEDEYVLLLNAGLVVDRWSLNRLLQAGRERESVLLRKGGSVKEAAFFVKASRLYSLMSVSQGWHEVCAGLAADAIHVETDRRLPLLLDPDRANIREAEAALSVAAGEATWERDSLLYRHASRHISRLISPWIARTGITANMVTLFCTLIGLAGAFVLTIGGYLSQITGSLLFLFSTIIDLVDGEVARLKLQESNFGHYFDIICDNIVHVAVFVGIAFGLYQETGNGLFLRLLWFLLGGLGICALILNRILSENRTGLQPSPSAVLLESLFNNRDFAYVMTALALFHRLDWFFVASAIGAYLLALVLWAIRFFVSRPAGHRGVAGS
- a CDS encoding glycosyltransferase, which translates into the protein MTVLDLFFLIVLLLGCSYTLFSIACVQEFFRDQDLPSPKGSLPSISVLKAIKGLDSSCSENLSSFCAQDYPSYEVLFGFKERDDPAVACAEAIAASASCNARVVIDGGGTGVNQKVANLETLACRSRYQMLALSDSDMYVDHGYLRRIVGEYQGSDKTGIVTSLYKISCPLSVGSALESLSIALDFIPSVLVARRLEGVTFGLGASILISKEALREIGGFGDIAGYLADDYQLGYRLWKKGYTNILSRGVIENRVGPMSVVNHLSHQLRWARTYRASRPLGFFGYGITHVFFFSLLFLLVKPGTAPAIVLLFVLTLRYILACLLYRKVIRRKRWLLCLFLLPFKEISAFLVWLWSFAGSRVRWRGTDYRISRDGRLTKL